CCATCTCGACAgagaaggtggacagaatggatgGAGGTGCCACTCGCAGAACATGAGTACCTTAAGATCAACGTTCCATCCATACAGGACTTCTACAAAGTCAACATTACGTTCCCCGGTGATGATAAGAACTATATAGTGATAACAGGTGATCGGGAACCAGTCACTCACGCCTGCCTGGACATACAGCAAGAACTCCAGCTGTATCAACCTACTGAAGTGGAccttttctctctggtgtctGATGTCAGCTACCGAGACCGTCCCTCCAGACTGTGGCCATCTGGTCATGTACTGGATATGCTGTCTgttgatgagaaactgcatagcAAGATCATCGGCAGGGCTGGCAAGACAGTCGACGGTATTAGGAAGAAACATTGTGTCGACATCTACGTCCCCAACAAACGTGAAGATTATAAGGACATACATGTCCTTGGATGGGAGGGAGACGTCGACAGGGCAGTGTCTCATATACATAGGCTCATTAGACCCAGAGGAAATCGTCACTACCAGTACAGCAACTTACAACGGCCAAGAACTTCATCCCACAATGATGACAACCAAGTTGGACGACACAAGTCTGACGATCAGTTTGAAAACGAAGCTGAAAGGTAGGAGTCTGAGGATGAATTTCGTGGCGAATTGTGAAGAGGCTGAAGTCTAAGGGTGAGTGAAAAGAGTGATATTTGAGGCGAAGTATAGcgtgtttttcatatatatttattctattaacAAGTTTTTGTTATATGTTTAATTCCTAATGATGACCTTAAAGAAACCTTAAAGGTGTGTTTGGAGAGAGACAATATGGTGGTGAGAAAAACGGAGGAAATATAGGGCGGCCCTCATGTGCAGGACGCCCTTACCGCCATATGTACAAATACGTCATCAAACACACATTcgatatttcccgcgttagcgaggtagcgttaagactagAGGAGTTGATGGGCTTTGatttttgtttgatttctttttgcTCTTTCCCAAGGTGTTATTGCAGATGTAAttactttgtttttcttcttgGACACTTGAAATGAGTACTTTGTTTTTTGATACCATCTGgatccatttctctccatccactttcagtttcaccaatatcaatctacagtttactttcttccattctatcacatgctcccaccactcctgtttcaggagtagtgctactccttcccttcctcttgtccaaTCACAAACccatgactttattcccaagacatccccaaaccactcttcccccttaccctttagctacgtttcactcagagccaaaacatccaggttcctttccttaaacatactaccaatctctacatttttctcgtcttggttccatccacaaaTATTTAgatacctcaatctgagccttcgaggaggatgagcatactctgttccttcttttggaacagggaatgcgtgggacattctttctcccctatccttagggatagtctttcatatatttctttatactgaTGGAACACATTCCACTTTTGAAAGACTATTAGATATCTTTCCTATTCGGTAactttctcattttcctcatgtaatgatcacacagTACATGAGTACATGAATATATTGGGAAATATTAGCCTTCTTGCCGCCACCATGTCCTATTGTTCATTGTATTGTTGTATATAAACATTAATAGGAAACTAGAGTATCACACATAACACATCGATAGATTCATGTATGCTAATTACTTCTGCATATGTAATTCCTCACAAAGCATATGTAATACATCTGTACACAGGAAGAGAGGCATAGTACAAATGTTCAAGGTTaaagagacgaagcaacacgtgtaaatctctctctttcattcttcaccatttccatttacaactctgaacaccccatgtacaccaattattccctcaacttccatattactcaccttttcattcaaatcacccatcactataacccggtgtagtgcatcaaagctgctaacactgtCCTACATAACGTTATAACCAACTCCAATGTTCCCCAACAACGGCATACTTCCTATGCAGATCCTCACCCTCTTCCTATACTGTAAACAAGTTACAATTAAGAATACATCAGTGTTAAGAAATATCGTAGATTTACCTCGCTTCCTGGGTGATGCATGAGCCAATCAGCCATCTTAACTCCAACGTTTCTCTGtcccagctatcagatctgagtgaacaagGTGTAGTCATGATGATCTTCTCTAACACGCTCTTGAAGGTGGACAAAGAactatcatcacctcctcctcctcctcctccgccaccgccaCCCTGCAATTCCTGGCTCTTCGACCATCATATTCTCTTTCTTGCGAAATGTCTTATCTTCCGTCTTAGTAAAACCACTAATTattatttgaaatgaaaatgaataaatataaaataatctaCTGTTGCACTTTGGTGGCTGTGTGCCTCGTGGTCCTGAGCGTGATCGTGCCCTGGTTCCTGTCCAACGTCCTCGTCAATTAGCAGAGGAAGCTGCTCTCTATCCTGGAGGAAAGACACATACACCAGTACGCCCTCCGACTCCCTCTCTTGGGTCTGGTGAAGGTGAAGGACTTCACCTCACCGGTGGAGACGGCATCACACGTCTCCACCCCGTCCTTGGGTGATGCACGGCGTCTTTTCCGTCTCATGAAGAACGTGCGGATCCTTGAGGACCTTGTGTCCCAGCCCGTGGAGGAGCCCAGGAACATGaccctcctgctgcaggtgttgGTCAGCTTCTTCCTGGGTCTGGCGGTGGTCGTTTACGCCAGCATTTACCTTTGTGCTCAAATGGCACTGGTGAAGCATATGGCCTCCTGGGTGATGGCCTTCTTGGTGAGGAAGGTTAGGGCAACTGTTGCACCTTCTCCAGTCCAGCAGGTGACTAGAGAAGCTGTACAACCGCCCAAGAAACAAATACCTGCACCAACACCCAAGGAAGGGAAGCCtatcccatcacccaaggaacggcagcctgtcccatcacccaaggttcCCAAGGAAAAGACTCCTGTTCCATCACCGAAGGTttccaaggaacggcagcctgtcccatcacccaaggaacagcagcctgtcccatcaaccaaggttcccaaggaacggcagcctgtcccatcacccaaggttcCCAAGGAAAAGACTCCTGTTCCATCACCGAAGGTttccaaggaacggcagcctgtcccatcaaccaaggttcccaaggaacggcagcctatcccatcaaccaaggttcccaaggaacggcagcctgtcccatcacccaaggttcccaaggaacggcagcctgtcccatcaccttaggttcccaaggaacggcagcctgtcccatcaaccaaggttcccaaggaacggcagcctgtcccatcaccctaggttcccaaggaacggcagcctgtcccatcaaccaaggttcccaaggaacggcagcctgtcccatcaccc
This window of the Panulirus ornatus isolate Po-2019 chromosome 10, ASM3632096v1, whole genome shotgun sequence genome carries:
- the LOC139750657 gene encoding uncharacterized protein — encoded protein: MKNVRILEDLVSQPVEEPRNMTLLLQVLVSFFLGLAVVVYASIYLCAQMALVKHMASWVMAFLVRKVRATVAPSPVQQVTREAVQPPKKQIPAPTPKEGKPIPSPKERQPVPSPKVPKEKTPVPSPKVSKERQPVPSPKEQQPVPSTKVPKERQPVPSPKVPKEKTPVPSPKVSKERQPVPSTKVPKERQPIPSTKVPKERQPVPSPKVPKERQPVPSP